From a single Adhaeribacter swui genomic region:
- a CDS encoding chryseobasin-related MNIO class RiPP peptide — translation MELPKALLGAILLGITVQTTTSCSDKNELPGPKTQKEKTSKTPEKSDPGNCPGCGMG, via the coding sequence ATGGAACTGCCAAAAGCTCTACTCGGTGCCATTTTATTGGGCATAACCGTGCAAACCACCACCAGTTGCTCCGATAAAAACGAACTACCCGGACCTAAAACCCAAAAAGAAAAAACCAGCAAAACTCCCGAAAAAAGCGACCCAGGAAATTGCCCGGGCTGCGGCATGGGTTAA